ACCGTGCGCCCGGGCAGGTCCAGCACCTGGACCACATAGGTCCGCCCCAGGTGCAGATACACCGCGCCGGGATGCGCCTCCTTGCAGGCGCGGTGCTCGTCCACCTGACCCACGCTGCGCTCGCCCTCGCCGCCGCCCAGGGCGATGATGCGCAGCTGCCCGCCCGCGCCGCGCAGGTCCACAGTATGGTGCGGGCGGCGGCGCGGGGAGTGGATTTCCGCGCCGTCGGCGCTGGCCAGGAGCCGCCCGTCGTCCAGCATGGCCCGCAGCACAGGCGCCACCCCGGGCTCGGCCAGCCAGGGCTCGCCAGGGGCCAGGGGCAGCTCCGCCGCCGCGCAGACCAGGTGGCGCTCCACGATGCGCGGGTTGGCCGGGTTGAGCACCGCACGCTCGGGGGGTCGGGCGAAGAAATCGCGCGGGTTGCGCATGAAATACTGGTCCAGCTGGTCCTCCCCGGCGATGAGCGCCACGGCGGACTCCTGCTGCGCCCGGCCCACGCGGCCCCCGCGCTGCAAGGTCTGCATCACCGTGCCCGGGTAGCCCACCAGGATGCACAGGTCCAGGCTGCCGATGTCGATGCCCAGCTCCAGGGCGCTGGTGGAAATGACCGCCAAAAGCTCCCCCGAGGCCATGCGCGCCTCGATGTCCCGGCGCTCCTCGGGCAAAAACCCCGCCCTGTACGCGCTGATGCGCTCGCGGTACGGCCCCGAACGCTGCGCCGCCCACAGGGCGATCAGCTCGGTCATGCGCCGCGACTGGGTGTAGACGATGGTCCGCAACCCGCGCGCCAGGGCCGCCTTGAGCAGCAGGATGGCCACCTGCGACGGGCTGTCGGCCATGGTCAGCGCCGGGTTCAGGAACAGGAAATGCCGCCCGCCCCGGGGCGCGCCGCTCTCGGTGATCTCCGCGACCTCCTGGCCCGAAAGCTGGCGCGCCAGCTCCCCGGGGTTGCCCACCGTAGCCGAGAGGAACGCGAAGGCCGGGGCCGACCCGTAGCGGCGGCACACCCGCGCCAGGCGCCGGAAAACCTGGGCCATATGCGAACCCAGCACCCCCCGGTAGGTATGCACCTCGTCCACCACCACATGGGTCAGCCCCGCGAAAAACGCCGCCCACTTCTCATGATGCGCCAGCAGCGCCAGGTGCAGCATCTCCGGATTGGTCAGCAGCACACCCGGCGGCTTCTCGCGGATCTTGCGCCGGGCCCAGGCCGTGGTGTCACCATCATAAATGGCCGCCCGGGGCCGCGAGGCCTCGGGCCAGGGCGCCACCAGCTCCTCGAAGGAGCGCAACTGGTCCTGGGCCAGGGCCTTCAAGGGGAAAAGACACAGCGCCCGGCTGTCGGGGTTCATGAGCTGCTGCTCCAGCACGGGCAGGCTGGAAACCAGGGTCTTGCCGCTGGCCGTGGGCGTGGCCACCACCACGTTGCGCCCCGCGCGCAAGAGGTCCATGGCCGCCGCCTGATGCGCATACAGGCTGCCAATGCCGCGCCGTTCCAAAAGCCGTTCCACCGTCACCGGCCAGGGCCGGCGGCAGGCGCCCGCCACCGCCTCGCCCGCAGGCAACACCTCATGGTGCGCCACCAGATGCCCCAGCCG
This is a stretch of genomic DNA from Desulfocurvus vexinensis DSM 17965. It encodes these proteins:
- a CDS encoding DEAD/DEAH box helicase; its protein translation is MADIGEYIAALKASQRLGHLVAHHEVLPAGEAVAGACRRPWPVTVERLLERRGIGSLYAHQAAAMDLLRAGRNVVVATPTASGKTLVSSLPVLEQQLMNPDSRALCLFPLKALAQDQLRSFEELVAPWPEASRPRAAIYDGDTTAWARRKIREKPPGVLLTNPEMLHLALLAHHEKWAAFFAGLTHVVVDEVHTYRGVLGSHMAQVFRRLARVCRRYGSAPAFAFLSATVGNPGELARQLSGQEVAEITESGAPRGGRHFLFLNPALTMADSPSQVAILLLKAALARGLRTIVYTQSRRMTELIALWAAQRSGPYRERISAYRAGFLPEERRDIEARMASGELLAVISTSALELGIDIGSLDLCILVGYPGTVMQTLQRGGRVGRAQQESAVALIAGEDQLDQYFMRNPRDFFARPPERAVLNPANPRIVERHLVCAAAELPLAPGEPWLAEPGVAPVLRAMLDDGRLLASADGAEIHSPRRRPHHTVDLRGAGGQLRIIALGGGEGERSVGQVDEHRACKEAHPGAVYLHLGRTYVVQVLDLPGRTVTVAPARVDHYTRVRAEKSTRILSVDGVRTAWGMRVFKGRLRVTERVTGYERRRNKGGALLTVVPLDLPPMSFETEGLWLEIPREAQRRAEDGFMHFMGGIHALEHAAIGILPLLVMTDRNDLGGISTPYHPQVGGAAVFVYDGLPGGVGLSWQAFGQAGELLERTLDVVASCPCETGCPSCVHSPKCGSGNRPIDKGAARFLLEAIRDTPPPALDVDAALAEARAALDPGEPGALPAAALMPGAPAGPGGRPGLGGADGAVVPGALPSPAFFFEAAGGPPEPARAVQPAQQAAPEPRRREEPMSSQQTPATGVASGHFGVFDLETRRSAAEVGGWHRAERMGVSCACLYDSRSGQTRAYVQEELGELVRDLAALPLVVGFNIKRFDYAVLRGVVDFDPAALATCDMLEHVYTRLGYRLSLDHLAKATLGAQKSADGLQALAWWKEGRLDEIIAYCTQDVAVTRDLFLYGREHGHVLFTNKAKQTVRLPVSW